The segment ATGTTTAACCGAATAGACACCATTCAAGAAGACAAGGCGACTAAATGTACGGTCGAGGTCTCCTACCTCGAAATTTATAACGAACGCGTACGCGATCTGCTTAATCCGGCAACAAAAGGCAACCTGAAAGTCCGAGAGCATCCATCGACAGGTCCATACGTAGAGGATCTGGCAAAACTCGTCGTCGGGAGCTTTCAAGAAATCGAGAACCTGATGGACGAGGGAAACAAGGCCAGAACCGTTGCTGCTACAAACATGAACGAAACATCTAGTCGAAGTCATGCAGTCTTCACCTTAATGCTCACCCAAAAAAAGTATGATGCAGAAACAAAGATGGAAATGGAAAAGGTCGCCAAGATTAGCCTGGTTGATTTGGCAGGCTCTGAACGTGCCACTTCTACAGGCGCTACCGGTGCTCGATTGAAAGAAGGCGCCGAAATCAACCGGTCACTATCAACACTTGGTCGGGTCATTGCGGCGCTGGCAGATTTGTCGacaggaaagaagaagaaaggcgcAACTCAAGTTCCTTACCGAGACAGTGTTTTGACATGGTTGCTGAAGGATTCTTTGGGCGGAAACAGCATGACGGCAATGATAGCAGCCATCAGTCCCGCCGACATCAATTACGACGAAACCCTCAGCACTTTGCGATATGCCGACTCAGCCAAGAGAATCAAGAACCACGCCGTTGTCAATGAAGATGCCAATGCCCGCATGATCCGAGAATTGAAGGAAGAATTGGCGTTGCTGAGAAGCAAGCTTGGCGGCAGCGTGGCTGGGTCAGGTCAAGCAGCAGTTCCGGGAGAACCAGTTTATGCAGAAGGCACACCTTTGGAGCAGCAGATGGTGTCCATCACCACTTCCGAGGGTATTGTCAAGAAAGTATCCAAGGCAGAGATTGCTGAACAGCTCAGCCAGAGCGAGAAACTTCTCTCCGatttgaaccagacatggGAGCAGAAGCTCCAGAAGACAGAAGAAATTCACAAGGAACGAGAGGCTGCCTTGGAAGAGCTTGGTATCAGCATTGAGAAGGGCTTTATCGGGTTGCATACACCGAAGAAGATGCCACATCTGGTCAACTTGTCAGACGACCCTCTCCTTGCCGAATGTCTTGTTTACAATCTCAAGCCTGGAACCACGACTGTTGGCAATGTCGACACGAACGCTGATCATCAGGCCAACATTCGACTAAACGGAACGAGAATCCTCCACGATCACTGTAAATTCGAAAATAATGCTGATGGGACCGTTACTGTAGTTCCTTCAGAAGGGGCATCAGTTATGGTCAACGGTAAGCGGATAACAGAGCCTAAGCAGCTTCACTCTGGTTATCGGGTCATTTTAGGCGACTTCCACATCTTCCGATTCAATCACCCCATGGAGGCAAGAGCCGAAAGGGCAGAAGTTGGGCAAAGCTTGCTACGGCAATCGATCACGGCTAGTCAGTTGCAAGCCTTGGATCGCACGCCCTCTCCTCGGCCAGGCCACGAGAGGTCAATGAGTAAGGTCTCGGACATTGTTGACTCTCGGCCAGGATCGCCGGCTCCTTTTTTGCGAAGTGGTAGGGACTCGGACTGGTCTATGGCTCGACGAGAGGCAGCTGGTGCTATCCTTGGCACCGACCAGAATTTTGCCAGTCTCACGGATGAGGAACTTAACGCATTGTTTGAGGAAGTACAGAGGGCCCGCGCCGAGCGTGTCAACGGtcgagaagacggcgaggactCCGAGTCCGTCACTTCTTACCAGATGCGCGAAAAATACATGTCCACCGGAACCATCGACAACTTCTCGCTTGATACAATATTGACAatgccatcaacgccaaagCAGGGAGAACAGGATGATCGTTTGAAGGAAGCTCGAGAGGAAATGCAAAACCAATTGGAGAGACAAAAAGAGGAGTTCCAAGAAAAGCTCAAGAGCGCAGAAGCTGCCAAcgtcgaggttgaagagATTAGAAAGGAGAAAGCCAAGATGGAGGTCGCTCTTCTAGAGCTGAAGGAAGATATGCAGAAACAACTCATCCTACAAAAGAAACAGTACGAGGAGAGGATTGACAAGATGGACCCCTTCAAGCGGCCCAAGGCGAATCCAAAACTTTCCGGCGAAGAGATTGAGCAAGCAAAAAAGGTCATCAAAGTCTGGCGTGGCCGTCACTTTGTCAAGATGGCTGAAGCTGTGCTGCAGAATGCTGCAGTGTTGAAGGAAGCTCAAATTATGAGCAATGAGCTTGACGAAAGTGTTGTGTTCCAATTTACTGTTGTCGACATAGGACATGCACTCTGCTCATCTTACGACATGGTCCTCAACGGGCTGACTGGCGAGGGTGAAGATGcggcgctggaggaggccCAGAAGCCTTGTATTGGCATTCGTGTCATAGACTACAAGCACAGTGTTGTCCACCTCTGGAGCTTAGAAAAGCTGCACGATCGGGTTCGACAGATGAGACAGATGCACCAATACCTCGATCAACCAGATTACGCACAGCACTTGAGTCTCGACAACCCGTTTGTGGAAACTTGCATGCCATCATATACCCTGGTGGGAGAAGTAGATGTTCCCTTGCGGGCTGTCTTTGAGAGCAGGGTCCAGGACTTCTCCCTCGATGTCCTATCACCTTACACATCTCATGCTGTCGGCATCGTGAAATTGTCCTTGGAGCCATCTCATGCCCGAGCGCCGACAAACACGTTAAAGTTTAATGTTGTCATGCACCAGTTGCTTGGATTTGCCGAGCGAGAAGGAACCGAAGTCCATGCGCAGCTCTTCATCCCTGGCGTATCGGAAGAGGACGGCGTCACCACAACCCAAATGATTAGCGATTTTGACGAAGGGCCGATTAGATTTGAAAGTGTTCACAACATGAGCGTCTCAGTATTTGCGCCTCAGGACGTCACATTACGGGCTGCAATCTTCGCCAAAGTCTCTGCAATGCACTTGGATAAGCTCCTTAGCTGGGACGACATCCGAGACGCTGGCCCTCTGCGTGACAATTCAAAGGGGACACGCATCAACGAATCACAATTCTTCACCCAAGAAAAGCATGACCTCCTTTCTCGCGTTCAGATCATGGAGTTGAACGAGAATGGCGAATACCAACCGGTCGAAGTCAGCCAAACGAGTGAATTGGACACGGGCACATTTCAACTGCATCAAGGTTTGCAACGCAGAATCGGAATAAACATCTCTCATAGTTCGGGAGATGCTTTGCCTTGGGGCGATGTTACCGCTGTGCGTGTTGGCAAAATCCGACTTGTTGATTCGGCTGGTAAGACCCCGGATATGGGCGCCAGTGAACCCGACGTCTCTTTGAAGCTTGCTTCCAACCCAATTTTCCGCGAGAACCCCAACGGTACACGGAGCATAACCATCTACGCTCAGTGGGACTCAAGTTTACATAATTCTCTCTTGTTAGACAGGGTCACGGCGGATAAGTACCGCGTGCAGATGACGATACATTGGGAGATCAGCTCGGAGAAATTGGCGGAGCCAATGAAGTTTATCCAAAAGGTATGCGTGCAAATCTTGTCAAGAACATTTGTACGCCAGACATCCGTGTTCTCTTCGCTCTGGCAAAACGTGAGATTTGTCCGCTCATCGACCGGGATTTTTACTCTCACAATGCGGCCCGCGCCAATCAAGAGAGTCGGTGATCTGTGGCGCATGAATAGTCAACACGATTACGTCAAGGGGGAAGAAAACCTGACGAGCTGGGCTCCTCGTGGTGTCTCTCTTGTGAGCGACTTTATTATGGCgcgcaagaagagaagacgcGTAGCCGAGATTGGCGCAGTACAAACGACTCTTCAAAGGCTCGGCGTGGACATTACCACCGCTCCGGTAGCGGAACAAGAACCGAAGCCTGAACCGCTCCCCGAGGTTAAGACAATTGtgccagacgacgacgacgacctaTTAAATGACACTCCCGACACGTCTCAAGCACCCTCCATCTTTGAAGACTCTGATAATGAAGGCCAGGACGAGGAGACGATCAAATTAGAACCTCAAGAACCCGCGGGTtctcaagaagaacaaaaacCCGTCGAACCAGAGTTCAACGACCACCAAACCGACCTCCTGGAGAAGTCATTAAAACTCTGGACCAAATATCCTGACCCATTGTCCAGCATCCTCAGCCCGGCAAACACCAGCCCTCCCACAAACGGCATCACCCACGGGTCCTCCCTCCCACCGAGCCTCATCACAACCATCATCCGCGTCCCCAAGAATCCCAAAGTCTTGAAGGGCGGCTATTTACTGGTCCCCAACAACGATTCCACCCGCTGGGTCAAGCGTTTTGTCGAACTTCGCCGCCCGTACCTCCATATTCACTCCGCCTCTGATGGTGACGAAATCGCCCTCGTGAGCTTACGCAATTCCCGTGTCGACAGCCAACCCGGTGTCCTCGGGCTCTTGCACGGACCGGACGACTACGACGCGCCGCAGAGCAATTCTGGCCCTGACTTTACACCCGGTCACCGCCGCACAGCTTCCGGGCGTGTGATTTCTACCATATGGaccggcgctggcggcggttcCTCTGGCAGCAGTGGGCAGGGATTGCAACGCCTCAGCGAACGCATGCAAGCGGCGGTCTTTGCCATCTACGGCACAGACAACACGTGGCTATTTGCTGCACGTAGCGAGCGCGAGAAAATGGACTGGATCTTCCGCATCGACCAAACATACTTGTCCAATTCCGAGAGTGGCACCAACAGCGGCATCATGAGCCCATCCCAGGGGAGTGAATACTAGTCTACTTTGCACTTGACGATGTTGACAGCTCCTTTCCCTCCTAATATTATGGGAGCAAAAGGGTGTtcaatctttttttttctttgcctaTAAGCTATCTCATCTATTtctaattattattattttcgGTGCATACGCAACTCAATGCAGGCGGCTTAGATGACCAACTTAGACTATACCCCGTTGAATTGGAGCAGAGAAAGAATGGGAGCAAAAGATCATGTAAAGTCATTTTTTAAtgaagaaaaggagatgTAAAGAGCCACAGATGGATATTCTATGGACTTTGGATATCTCTAATTCGAAGGATGAAAGGATGAAGAATAGAGATGGATATTTTGGGGTTTACTACAATGTCTGTAGGATAATTGAACTGTGATGAGCTGATGAAATGTTTGCCGTGTCGGGCAGCGAGTTGCTCAAATTGCCTCTGGTGCCCGTTGAGGCGGTCATCTTTTTAAAATGGTCATGTTATCTGCTTCCGCAATTCGTTTGCTGCCTCCCGGGCCAGCGTTGCAAATTGTCAATGACTTGTCCTGATCATCAAACCTCATTGTCACTGTCCTGCAACTGAAACCATGGCTGTTGACCCTCTCCAGATTGTCGGGCTGGCATATCCTGGTACCTGGTCCCCAGTCCcgacggcggcaagaagGTCCGCACATCCTTGGCAAACAACGCATCTTGGGGCCGAACACCCCAGAAGTCCAAGGAGGTGTGGAAGAATATCGGGTCGAACAACGGAGACGCCGCTGCCTTTGTACACCTACTCCGTTCTTATATGCATGGTATGCAATAACTTACAAGAAAGGAAGCGCCGAGCCCCCTAAGCGTGCATTTGTGTGATTGGAGCCTCCGTCGCATAGCTGAAGAGGGATGAACATCGAACGAGCTTGGGAGACGAGGGGCAAAGCATCATGGAGTGTAAATGCCCGGGTTCAGTCGTCGTTGCAAATAGTATGCCAGAATGTATTCGATGGGAGATGCAAGTGTAAACAATATTCCACTCCCCATTCTATTCTACCCACAGGATTCAGGTCAGTTTCGACAGGTGGCTTCAGCAATCACGTCAAACAAGACAATGCGTTTGGTAGCCGGGGCCTATTCGCCGAAGCGAATGGACCCTCTGCGGCATCGTGGTCAGAATGACGATACCACTATCGTCAAAACAAGAACCAAATGGGGCATGCTCATGGACCACTTCCAGGGTGTTCAGTCAGGGAGAATGAAGGGAGTGAAATTGTCACGCATTAGCTGGCCCAAAAGAAGTGACGTGTTACATACCGTACCGCCAAACGGGACCATCGTCAACAAAGACCCAAGGCCATGGTATGGGCGATGATGGTAATCGGCAGCGCTTGCTGCAGTACAGACCTCATTGAGGTCCCGCCATACCAGGACCTTCCCTGCAAAAGCATTATCCGCTGTGTTCAATGGCTGGCGACGGGACACAAGGCACATGGCGCACAGGAAGCACAAGCTCGCTCGGCTGGCAGGGGCCAAAGGCTTGAGTAGGCGCTATTCTGGCCGCACCACTTGGTGTGAGCCAGAACCAAATTGCCGGGTCAGTCCATGGTAAAAGCGGTTTACCTGAAAAGCCGGGGTGCACCCATGTCCCGTGGTGAGATGGTCGTAGATGATTTCGGGCCCAGATGAACGCCTCCTCTGGTCGttggctactccgtacctactGGGttaatacggagtactcgggCTAGCATGGCTGAGACCAAGCGCACATACGGAGTCTTGTGAGGGACCAACAGCGTCAAGACCTGGCGTCAAGTTTGGCATAGACGTGGCTGCGGGCGGCAAAACGCCACGGGCCATTCGTCCACATCGTTGACCAGCTTGCGTCAAACATCCAAAGTGACAGGTCGGACAACATGTGGTCGAGTAGCACTGGAGACTGATGATATGCCTCGAGACCGCACTCACCTGCTTGTGGCGAGTCGTCGTTGGGCAATCATCTCCGCGAGTGCATGAACCGGCAAGTGTAGAAAGATGAAAACCAACCCGGGGGGATTGGCTGTGTCAAGCCAGGCCCGTTATACCCGTGGTCTTTAAATGCTTGCATCCGAGGTGTCAGTCGGTCACAGTCGGTCACAGCCGACTTTCCCTGTTCCATCGCTGCTGCCTTCAATCCCAAGGTCCAATGCTCTTGCAGCCGATTCATTGTCTTGGCCTTTGCGAGTGAGTGATTTGGCCGAGGTGGGAAAGTGCGACCTTGGCCAGGGTGTCTCCCTGTTCTCTGGTTTGCAGATGCAGACAAAATGCAAGCTAAACGAACGACTACCAAGTACCCGTTAGATGCATCATCCATCAGCTTGGCCCATTAGTTCACCCTCCCTCCCTCAATCCCCTCTTGGACGCCTTCCCGGGAACTCGGAAACAGCAAGTGCCTACAGAGTCAGCCAACCAGTCTTTTCGTATTGTCCTTTTGCTTTGACACTAGGTGGGAGGTGGGAGCAAAGGTCGGATGGTTTCTTATTGATGTCGTCTATTTTGATCGGGCTTTTAATGATGGCCGGTTTGCTCGTATCTTCCGCCAATGGCAGATGGGCCAGTGGGTGAATATTGCTCGCTTGGTACGAAATCCACCCCCTTCTCTGCCTTGAGGTGACAGACATCTAACTTTGGACTTTCATAGAGGAGGCATTCCGCAAATCTTGGTTGGTGGCATAGCATAGACCCTCGCCTCCAAATTTCCCCGTCCCATATGTGGATGTTGTTGCGCAGTATGACGACCGAAGCTCAATGCTGTACGACATAGGCTCGTACGCTCCTGTGCCGTTGCTTCTGGCAGCAGAACCCAGCACTCAGGACAGTGCCGCCgggacgccgccgccgcccctgcATCCAATAGCCCTGGATATCTGGTCATATTAACAGGCGCCAGGCGGGGAAAACGAAATAGCAAGAAACAATCAGTTGAGCAATTCCGCGCTGCACTCCACCACGGCAGGAACAACTGGACACGCAACCTTGTTAGAACGATTAGGAAGTGACCAGCTGGGTCAAGCCCGTGAGACATTGATGGCGTCGTAGGCAGTTCCCAACAGCACAGCACGGCCCCTCAAAGCGGGTGTGCGTAGCCCAGGGACACCCGACCCAGAGAGTCGGGAATATCACCTGCTTCTATGTAGTCGGGGAAATGGGCGGACGCCACGCCTGCTTCAGGCCGTTTTGTCTCTCCCTGCGACTTGAATTCTAGAGGGTCATTGAcgcgtactccgtattattCGTTCAACAATACCAGTAGTATGGAGTACTAGTTATGAACCCTGGCTCCTTGTCCAGTATCCCCGTTCACTCACCCCGCTGTCAACCCCCATGCGAGAGATTAGCTGAACCAACGTATCGGGTCCAAAAGGCTCCAGAATCTCCAAGACAGAAGCGGAGCTAGCCGGGCGTTCAGGCATGCATGAGAACGGAGCATGGGTTTTTTActgaagaaagaaaaagcaaagtaGTACCGAGCGAGTTATTATGTTGTGTCTGCTGGTCGTGCTTTGGACGCCCGCTACCTACGTCTTTGCCCCTAACTTTACCACATCCCAAGTGTTTTCAGAAGACGGTGCTGACCGACATGGCGACAATCATGAGAAACCCGGCCTATCCAAATTAACGGGGAAAATGTCTGTGTGCTTTATAGCTTCCATCTCCTTCATTTGCCCTGTTGTCGATATTCACGGTGGAAGGGCCAACGCAACTTCATGCAAACCCCGTCCGAAGCAACTTGGAGCTGATTTTACCGAAACCCACCGAAGTGCCCCGGCGGCTGATTTTGCTGCCATTCCTATCAAGTACTTGTGGATTCTACATCCTTGGGTGTCGACGTTTTCATGGTTGGCAAGCTTGGATCACGTTCGTCGCCTTGAAAAGTCTTCTTGCTCATCGACGACCGCCTTTTCGATCCATGACGATTCTTTGATTGATGGGTACAATTCGAGCTGGACCACAACGACGCAGAATTACCCTTGTACATATGGACACAGGTCTACTGATCAAAGCACAGTTGCGTTGCCGTCAAAAGGGGCATCGCGTCTCGGGTTGTAATTTTCTTGGAAGCCTCCCTTCCCCTTAACAAGGAGCTCTGGATACACACACGAGAAGATCAAGATCTGCGTTACAAGCTTCTTGACACCTGCTTGCCATTCGTCACTTATCCTTTAGGTCGTTTTCTAACACGTCCTCGCGGCTTCGACCACACTCTACTTTCCAGCACCTAacttgttgctgttgttaGATGACCCCATCCTCGGTCGTCCCATCGATCACCCTGAAAGCGGCCATCGCCTCAGGGACTCGACTTGCTCCGACAAATATCATCCTACTGACATGATGGTGGACACAAGCTCGAACCAAAATAGGAATGGGATGTGGGAAAAGGAGTCGTCGAATTCAAATTTTCAAAACTTTGAATTTACATTCAACGTGCCTTCTGAGAGCAATAGTTCCACAGAGTCCAATGTGAGTTGTACAAAATGAGCCTGAACCTGATGTTCACTGCCAGACACCTGCCAACAGCAGCTAATTTGAAATCTGTTGCCTTGATGACCAAGTGTATGGGAAAAGTATGTCAGACATTGATGGATCTACCCACATGCATATTCTACGTTGCAACATTTGTCAGCATACTGAACGACTATCCCAATTTAGAAAACCTCTGAATCTCTGTCAGATAGTGTGCAGAACTACCCTGAAGAATTTGGACGCACATATCACGCTTATAGAGCAGGATGTAAGTGTCACATTCCCCTTGTACCAAAAACAAGAATAGAAGTTGTTCCTCTGTGCTTGGTTCTATGGTTTTCCCTGTTGGGTTCATCTACTTGATATTCAAGGCTAACAGTTACCAACAGCATATGCTTTCCCGAACGACGTATCAGAACGCGAACGACTTGTGCTACAAAGCGAACTTTTATCAAGGCTCTTTGATGGGAAACTGTTTTTCTCTCCTTTGAGTAGAACCAACCCGCCGCGTTATATCCTTGATATCGCCACGGGGCTAGGCGATTGGGCTATTCAAATGGGTGATTTGTTCCCTACAGCGGAGGTTATTGCCACTGATTTGTCGCCCATTCAACCTGAAGAAGTCCCCCCCAATGTCAACTTCTTTGTCGAAGACTCGTAAGTTATCATTTCGTTGGCTCCTTGAATCTTGCAGTGTCTCGGCCGAGTCTAACCTTTTTCTGAACCCACCAATTCTTTAGGTCTGATCCCTGGGATTACTCGCACCAGTTTGATTTCATTCACACCCGAGTGACCGGTGGATGTTGGGCATCGTTCGAAAAGCAAATTGTTCAGCAGGCCTTTGATGCTCTCGAACCTGGGGGGTACTTTGAATCGCAGGAGGTTGACAGTACCCTATGTTGCGATGACGGCACCGTAAATGCCGGCGGGGCGTTGGCACGATGGCTGGATGACATCACGAGAGCTAGCACTCAATGCCATCGTTCGATGATTACTGGTGCAATAATGAAGGAGGCTTACGAAAGAGTCGGTTTCGTCGACGTTCAAGAGATGATATTTAAGGTCCCCACCAACGGCTGGGCAAAAGATGCACATTTGAGGGAAATTGGAAAGATGTGGGAGAGGAATCTCCTATCTGGGCTGAGCGGGTTCTCTCTGAGCTTGTTTCATAGAGTGTTTAATATGAGCCCAGAGGAAATCGAGGTATGAGGACTGTGGTTGGCTATACTAGCAGTGACGAATCAGCAAGCACTAACAATGTCACAGGTTTCCTTGGTCGACGTACGCCGAGAGATATCAGACCCCGGGGTGCATGCTTGGATGCCGGTGTATGTTGTATGGGGCAGAAAGCCTTATCCAGGGGAAAAGGTTTGAGGATCAGAACGGGCATACTTGTCCAAACCCTTGCCATGTGCAGGGGAACAAGAACACTGTTGGTTCTAGCGGTTGCATTACCGCTTCGAAAAGAAGCAATGGCCTTCCTTTCTGGGGCGCCGAGGGGGTATAACTACATTCTGAGAGGTTAAATTTTCTTGTCATGACAAAAGCATAGGGCAAGGCGTCGGGAGAGAGTGTTGGCATTGTGGGCATGGACTTTCATGTCCAGCGGCGAAGCATTGGTTGTTTATGATCAATTGGTACCTGGCAGTACTCGAAACGGGAAACCACTAAGTGAGCATGCAAGTTTAACTCATGGCGCCATGGTCGCCCCAGCTAGAAAATAGGTGTCTCCAGGATTGGGGGACTGCGCCGGCTTTCCACTAGGAAGAGATCAATTGCATTGTACAGAGTAGGAAATTCAAGAGACACAACTCAGGTTGTGCAACTACCCGGAAGCTGGTCACGAAGATCGCGAAAGGTGCATGTGAAGAGGACCCGTTGCAGTCCATTGAAGGTTGCAGTCGCGTGCGCCGCCACCCGTTTTGCCGGGCCCCGCCCACCTCAAATAAGCTTCACTCGTGCTCCCGACAAACGACGAACCATCTTCACCCTCGATAGACACGGCGGTCCCCAGCCGTCCAGGTGAAGAATGCTTCCGTCGCGGCTCGTCCGGCCCAGCCGGCGCATCGCACGCAGCGCCGAAACCACAGCCATCTCGGTCACATCACGCCCGGCCGTCGGCCCTCGCTTCTTGTCCCAATCCCGACTCCAAAGGTCCCGCGATCCCTACCAACGGCTCCGAAATGCCCGCCCGCTCGTGCCCGACATACTCGCGCGCAGGCTCACCTCGGCCGGGCGGTCGCGCAACTCCCaagcggtggtggtggttgccgtcattggcgcCATAGCCTTTTACTTCTACAACTCCCAGACGGTGCCGGTCACGGGGAGGCGGCGGTTCAACTTCCTGTCGGACAAGTTGGTCGAGCAGGCGCATTCCcgagccgccgaggccgtcatACTATCTGTCGAGGAGCAGGGGGGCCATTTCCTGTCCGACTGGGACCCGAGGTGCATGCTGGTCAAGAGGGTCATGAAGAGGCTGATACCCGTGAGCGGCCTGCCCGAGCTGGATTGGGAGATTCGCGTCATCGCAGACAACAGTACGTATTATTGCATTCTAGCCCCCCCAGAGTCACTACCGGGTCACCAATGGACTCATGCGTGTATGGAAACTGTGCAGGAACGGCAAACGCATTCGTCCTccccggcggcaaggtcTTTGTGCACAGCGGCATCCTCAACGTGTGCCGAAACGAGGACGCGCTCGCGGCCGTGCTCGGGCACGAGATTGCGCACAATACCGCGTCGCACGTGGCGGAGCGGCTCTCGGCCGCGTGGGTGGGAAACCTCACGGCGGGCAGCTTGTTCTTCCTGGCCGGGGCGGTCCCCGGCCTGGCGCTGTTTGGAATCTGGACGCTGGcgggcggcttcttccttCAGGATCTGCTGTACTACCTCCCCATGGGGCGCAAGCAGGAGAGCGAGGCGGATTACAttgggctgatgatgatggcggaggCGTGCTACGACCCCAGGCAGGCGGTTGGGTTCTGGCAGAGAATGGAGATGATTCAGAAGACGGGAGGCCAGGAGGTGCCCGAGATGCTGAGTACCCATCCTTCGGTTGGTGTGACGATAGACGAGTACCCCTTCTTGCTTGCTCTTTTTTGGGAGGGAGTGCAAGGGATCATTTGCTGACCAAGCGGCGCGTAGAACGAAAACCGAATCAATAAGATCAAGGAATGGCTACCAATTGCCATGGAGAAGAGGCAGGAGAGCGATTGTAGTGGTACGTCGGCGTTTGCGGATAGATTCAGGATTGCGCTGAGGAGGGGGATTCCGGTTCATGAGGTGTAGACTAGATGTAGACTTGGAGTGAGACTTGTCATGGCTTTGCATTAGCTTTCACAAGTCACCCGGAGACAGGTGAAGATCTATGTGATGATGGTTAGTGAAACCCATTGATTCAAGCCGATTCCAAAAGCTAGACCGCGGCTATGTACACACAGTCCAAGGAGGGCATCAGACTGACTGATGAATTTGATTTTCTCGCACAGGGCCGGGACCACCGCTTTGAACGGTCGATTGCAAAGTAGGCTTTGATCTGCTTATCCAAATAGAGCAATACGGCTTGCAATCAAACCGTTAGCCTTTTAATGTACCGCAACCCTAGGGGGATGCTGTCGCATTACTAAGAAGCCTGACGCATTCGTCGCTCTTTCGTCTTTCATCTTTCATCTGTCAGGTGACGAATGTATAAATTGATGCAGCTAGGAAATGGCGATGGATAGGGCCAGTATAATGGCCTCGTGGAT is part of the Metarhizium brunneum chromosome 4, complete sequence genome and harbors:
- the LAE1_5 gene encoding Secondary metabolism regulator LAE1, with the protein product MSLNLMFTARHLPTAANLKSVALMTKCMGKKTSESLSDSVQNYPEEFGRTYHAYRAGSYAFPNDVSERERLVLQSELLSRLFDGKLFFSPLSRTNPPRYILDIATGLGDWAIQMGDLFPTAEVIATDLSPIQPEEVPPNVNFFVEDSSDPWDYSHQFDFIHTRVTGGCWASFEKQIVQQAFDALEPGGYFESQEVDSTLCCDDGTVNAGGALARWLDDITRASTQCHRSMITGAIMKEAYERVGFVDVQEMIFKVPTNGWAKDAHLREIGKMWERNLLSGLSGFSLSLFHRVFNMSPEEIEVSLVDVRREISDPGVHAWMPVYVVWGRKPYPGEKV
- the oma1 gene encoding Mitochondrial metalloendopeptidase OMA1, producing MLPSRLVRPSRRIARSAETTAISVTSRPAVGPRFLSQSRLQRSRDPYQRLRNARPLVPDILARRLTSAGRSRNSQAVVVVAVIGAIAFYFYNSQTVPVTGRRRFNFLSDKLVEQAHSRAAEAVILSVEEQGGHFLSDWDPRCMLVKRVMKRLIPVSGLPELDWEIRVIADNRTANAFVLPGGKVFVHSGILNVCRNEDALAAVLGHEIAHNTASHVAERLSAAWVGNLTAGSLFFLAGAVPGLALFGIWTLAGGFFLQDLLYYLPMGRKQESEADYIGLMMMAEACYDPRQAVGFWQRMEMIQKTGGQEVPEMLSTHPSNENRINKIKEWLPIAMEKRQESDCSGTSAFADRFRIALRRGIPVHEV